A genomic segment from Acuticoccus sediminis encodes:
- a CDS encoding FAS1-like dehydratase domain-containing protein: MDVDIDHLKSWIGRTEEVSDILSARLADGFAATLDQDRTFKVGDEAPLCLHWCLAPPTVPERMTGPDGHPARGGFLPPVPLPRRMWAGGALAFHAPLRIGDTVTRRSTIADVTLKTGRSGPLCFVTVNHEIATARGTAIEERHDIVYREITPTPPLPAPAEPGPAPDESVSVAATPLLLFRYSALTFNGHRIHYDRDYVVNEELYPGLVVHGPLQATLLIHLAERMLGSVRKVDYRGVGPLFDGGRFTVNARRTDGGVDAWTAADNGRATMKAECA, from the coding sequence ATGGACGTCGATATCGATCATCTCAAATCCTGGATCGGCCGCACGGAGGAGGTGAGCGACATCCTCTCGGCCCGGCTGGCCGACGGTTTCGCCGCGACGCTCGACCAGGACCGCACCTTCAAGGTCGGCGACGAGGCGCCGCTGTGCCTCCACTGGTGCCTCGCCCCGCCAACCGTGCCGGAGCGGATGACCGGGCCGGACGGCCACCCCGCCCGCGGCGGCTTCCTGCCGCCGGTGCCGCTGCCGCGCCGCATGTGGGCCGGCGGGGCCCTGGCCTTCCACGCGCCCCTGCGGATCGGCGACACGGTCACGCGCCGCTCCACCATCGCCGACGTCACGCTGAAGACCGGCCGCTCGGGTCCGCTCTGCTTCGTCACCGTCAACCACGAGATCGCGACCGCGCGCGGCACGGCGATCGAGGAACGGCACGACATCGTCTACCGCGAGATCACGCCTACGCCGCCGCTGCCGGCCCCCGCCGAGCCCGGTCCGGCGCCGGACGAGAGCGTCTCCGTCGCGGCGACGCCCCTCCTCCTGTTCCGCTATTCGGCGCTGACCTTCAACGGCCACCGGATCCACTATGACCGCGACTACGTCGTAAACGAGGAGCTCTACCCGGGGCTCGTCGTCCACGGACCGCTGCAGGCGACGCTCCTCATCCACCTCGCCGAGCGGATGCTGGGGTCAGTGAGGAAAGTCGACTATCGCGGCGTCGGCCCCCTCTTCGACGGCGGCCGGTTCACGGTGAACGCCAGGCGCACCGACGGCGGCGTCGACGCCTGGACCGCGGCGGACAACGGGCGCGCGACGATGAAGGCCGAGTGCGCCTGA
- the rpoH gene encoding RNA polymerase sigma factor RpoH, with translation MAQSLPAIASGEAGLSRYLDEIRKFPMLEPQQEYMLAKAYLEHDDSDAAHKLVTSHLRLVAKIAMGYRGYGLPISEVISEGNVGLMQAVKRFDPEKGFRLATYAMWWIKAAIQEYILRSWSLVKLGTTANQKRLFFNLRKVKSSIQALDDGDLRPDQVTQIATKLNVPEADVISMNRRLSGDSSLNAPIRQEADSGEWQDWLVDESTTAEEVLAENEELDTRRALLKDALGVLNEREKRIFEQRRLAEEPMTLEALSEEFGVSRERVRQIEVRAFEKVQKAVVRAAREMERPTAEIAAS, from the coding sequence ATGGCCCAATCGCTACCTGCGATCGCATCCGGCGAAGCCGGACTATCGCGCTATCTGGACGAAATCCGCAAGTTCCCGATGCTGGAACCGCAGCAGGAGTACATGCTCGCCAAGGCGTACCTCGAGCATGACGACTCCGACGCGGCCCACAAGCTCGTGACCAGCCATCTCCGTCTCGTCGCGAAGATCGCGATGGGCTACCGCGGCTACGGCCTGCCGATCTCCGAGGTGATCTCGGAAGGCAACGTCGGCCTGATGCAGGCGGTCAAGCGCTTCGATCCAGAGAAGGGCTTTCGTCTCGCCACATACGCCATGTGGTGGATCAAGGCTGCAATCCAAGAGTACATTCTGCGCTCCTGGAGCCTCGTGAAGCTCGGAACGACCGCGAACCAGAAGCGGCTCTTCTTCAACCTGCGCAAGGTGAAGAGCTCCATCCAGGCGCTGGACGACGGTGACCTGCGACCCGACCAGGTGACGCAGATCGCCACCAAGCTGAATGTGCCCGAGGCGGACGTCATCTCGATGAACCGCCGCCTGTCGGGCGACTCCTCGCTCAACGCGCCGATCCGCCAGGAGGCGGACTCGGGCGAATGGCAGGACTGGCTCGTCGACGAATCGACCACCGCCGAGGAGGTGCTGGCCGAGAACGAGGAACTCGACACCCGCCGCGCCCTCCTGAAGGACGCGCTGGGCGTGCTCAACGAGCGTGAGAAGCGCATCTTCGAGCAGCGGCGCCTCGCCGAGGAGCCGATGACCCTCGAGGCGCTCTCGGAAGAGTTCGGCGTGTCGCGCGAGCGTGTGCGCCAGATCGAGGTGCGCGCCTTCGAGAAGGTGCAGAAGGCGGTCGTCCGTGCCGCCCGCGAGATGGAGCGCCCGACGGCGGAAATCGCCGCCTCGTAA
- a CDS encoding calcium-binding protein encodes MILTRDTVWSGIVELDELVQVAAGATLTIKSGTQVIGAGGALEIQGSLVVDGGPHRPVLFEGVAVSGVGGVFNNATMSLDYVEFSGGALLQKLGPDFVTLDASHAVFNNLEAFIRLDGPSTVTESVFLSSTGIVASNALDFTNNIVFNQQAGAYEDAAALIADNASVAITTSGNAFLSPSVVALFARNGDIASDHDFFAGSLNAAIRDDRDDLALGHVAVDDAVRTPGNALDRPLIVWSSLELPSSVTDTATLIGSRNASLTGNGLDNMLRGNRGSNLLEGLDGDDTLRGNRGGDSLHGGAGRDEMDGGGGHDLLEGGDGADTLIGGRGSDTLHGDNGNDFLSGGALGDSLFGGSGSDTLDGGDGRDTLSGGTGADFFLFDAGSGKDLIVDFDALDTLDFSAAGVVQNDLVMTRSGDSIVVTFTGASLEVTVQDAVGLLTTADMIFA; translated from the coding sequence TTGATCCTGACCCGTGACACCGTCTGGTCCGGCATCGTCGAATTGGACGAGCTGGTTCAGGTCGCCGCCGGCGCGACGCTCACCATCAAGTCCGGGACGCAGGTCATCGGCGCCGGCGGGGCACTCGAGATCCAGGGATCGCTGGTCGTCGACGGCGGGCCGCACCGGCCGGTCCTCTTCGAGGGCGTCGCGGTCTCCGGGGTCGGCGGCGTCTTCAACAACGCCACGATGTCGCTGGATTATGTGGAGTTTTCGGGTGGCGCGCTGCTCCAGAAGCTCGGGCCGGATTTCGTGACGCTCGACGCGTCGCACGCCGTGTTCAACAACCTCGAGGCATTCATCAGGCTCGACGGGCCGTCGACGGTCACCGAGTCGGTGTTCCTGAGCAGTACCGGGATCGTCGCCTCCAACGCCCTCGACTTCACGAACAACATCGTCTTCAACCAGCAGGCCGGCGCCTACGAGGACGCGGCCGCGCTGATCGCCGACAACGCGTCCGTGGCGATCACGACGTCCGGCAATGCCTTCCTCAGCCCGTCCGTCGTCGCCCTCTTTGCCCGGAACGGCGACATCGCCTCGGACCACGACTTCTTCGCCGGCAGCCTCAACGCCGCCATCCGGGACGACCGGGACGACCTTGCCCTCGGCCACGTGGCGGTGGACGACGCCGTCCGGACCCCCGGCAACGCGCTCGACCGGCCGCTCATCGTCTGGTCCTCGCTGGAGCTTCCGTCGTCGGTGACGGACACGGCGACGCTGATCGGCAGCCGCAACGCCTCGCTGACCGGCAACGGGCTCGACAACATGCTGCGCGGCAACCGCGGCTCCAACCTCCTCGAAGGGCTCGACGGCGACGACACCCTGCGCGGCAACCGCGGCGGCGACTCGCTGCACGGCGGCGCGGGCAGGGACGAGATGGACGGTGGCGGCGGCCACGACCTGCTCGAGGGAGGGGACGGGGCGGACACCCTCATCGGCGGCCGCGGCTCGGACACGCTTCACGGCGACAACGGCAACGACTTCCTGTCCGGCGGGGCGCTGGGCGATTCGCTGTTCGGCGGGAGCGGGTCGGACACGCTCGACGGCGGCGACGGGCGCGATACCCTCTCCGGCGGGACGGGCGCCGACTTCTTCCTCTTCGACGCGGGCTCCGGCAAGGACCTGATCGTCGATTTCGACGCCCTCGACACGCTCGACTTCAGCGCCGCCGGCGTGGTGCAGAACGACCTCGTCATGACACGGAGCGGCGACAGCATCGTCGTCACCTTCACCGGCGCCAGCCTGGAGGTGACGGTGCAGGACGCGGTCGGCCTTTTGACGACCGCCGACATGATCTTTGCCTGA
- a CDS encoding class I SAM-dependent methyltransferase — translation MMSRARRRTISFGLQTVLGIRQKGYFIPMRHAVDAVPSARRPFEALRSAFTAAEPAIAAHLDAIEAHRTGLEPLAGPPPEPRFDQIWCPRLDAAALYALVRTARPERIVEVGSGHSTRFLWRAVRDEGLGTRLTAIDPQPRADLAGLPIELIRKVVQAVDPAPFHALRAGDVLFVDSSHVLMPGTDVDLVLNHILPTLPAGVLVAFHDIFLPAPYPDAWPFTSYNEQNAIAPLLQGRAEIVWASAYAVAEMGERLARTWIGRQPLKDGARESLIVLRLR, via the coding sequence ATGATGTCCCGCGCGCGCCGCCGCACGATTTCCTTCGGCCTGCAGACCGTCCTCGGCATCCGCCAGAAGGGATATTTCATCCCGATGCGCCATGCCGTTGACGCGGTCCCGTCGGCGCGGCGCCCGTTCGAGGCGCTGCGGTCCGCCTTCACCGCTGCCGAGCCCGCCATCGCCGCCCACCTCGACGCGATCGAGGCGCACCGGACGGGCCTGGAACCGCTCGCCGGCCCGCCGCCGGAGCCGCGCTTCGACCAGATCTGGTGTCCCCGTCTCGACGCGGCGGCGCTCTACGCGCTGGTGCGTACGGCCCGGCCGGAGCGTATCGTCGAGGTCGGCTCCGGGCACTCCACCCGGTTCCTCTGGCGTGCGGTCCGCGACGAGGGGCTCGGAACGCGGCTCACCGCCATCGACCCGCAGCCGCGCGCCGACCTGGCGGGCCTGCCGATCGAGCTGATCCGCAAGGTGGTGCAGGCGGTGGATCCGGCGCCGTTCCACGCGCTCCGGGCGGGCGACGTCCTCTTCGTCGACTCCAGCCACGTGTTGATGCCGGGGACGGACGTCGACCTCGTCCTCAACCATATCCTGCCGACGCTGCCGGCGGGCGTCCTCGTCGCGTTCCACGACATCTTCCTGCCGGCGCCCTATCCGGACGCCTGGCCGTTCACGTCCTACAACGAACAGAACGCCATCGCGCCGCTGCTCCAGGGGCGCGCGGAGATCGTCTGGGCGTCGGCCTACGCGGTGGCGGAGATGGGCGAAAGGCTCGCCCGGACATGGATCGGGCGCCAGCCCCTGAAGGACGGCGCCCGGGAAAGTCTCATCGTTCTGCGGCTGCGCTGA
- a CDS encoding peroxiredoxin produces the protein MALQIGDTAPDFEADTTEGRIRFYDYIDGSWAVLFSHPKNYTPVCTTELGYTAKLGDEFAKRGVKVMGLSVDALDNHDGWLKDIEETQGSALNFPLIADSDRKVATLYEMIHPNASDSMTVRSVFVIGPDKKIKLTMNYPASTGRNFDEILRVIDSLQLTANHKVATPVNWKHGEDVIIVPAVTNEEAKVQYPDGWKEVRPYLRIVPQPR, from the coding sequence ATGGCACTGCAGATTGGCGACACCGCACCCGATTTCGAAGCCGACACGACCGAAGGCCGCATCCGCTTCTACGACTACATCGACGGGAGCTGGGCCGTCCTGTTCTCCCACCCGAAGAACTACACCCCCGTCTGCACGACCGAGCTCGGCTACACCGCCAAGCTCGGCGACGAGTTCGCCAAGCGCGGCGTGAAGGTCATGGGCCTGTCCGTCGACGCGCTCGACAACCACGACGGCTGGCTGAAGGACATCGAGGAGACGCAGGGCAGCGCCCTCAACTTCCCCCTCATCGCCGACAGCGACCGAAAGGTGGCGACGCTCTACGAGATGATCCACCCGAACGCGTCGGATTCCATGACCGTCCGCTCGGTGTTCGTCATCGGCCCGGACAAGAAGATCAAGCTGACGATGAACTACCCGGCCTCCACCGGCCGCAACTTCGACGAGATCCTTCGCGTCATCGACTCGCTGCAGCTCACCGCCAACCACAAGGTGGCGACGCCGGTGAACTGGAAGCACGGCGAGGACGTCATCATCGTCCCGGCCGTCACCAACGAGGAGGCCAAGGTGCAGTATCCTGACGGCTGGAAGGAAGTCCGCCCGTACCTCAGGATCGTGCCGCAGCCCCGCTGA
- a CDS encoding DUF1513 domain-containing protein, with amino-acid sequence MMNRRELLAMIGAAGLTPVATLARAGTDPAYIAARQNPDGTFSAVVLDGDGHDLFTDELDARGHDTAVSPDGRIAVMFARRPGRFAVVIDVRAGRRVAAFASPDDRHFYGHGFFGPDGRLLYATENDFEEERGVLGVYETTSWRRIGEIDTGAIGPHEAVLLSDGRTIAVANGGVATHPDYPRQKLNLPFMKPSVSYVDRETGDLLASTELPEFQKLSIRHVTEAGDGSVWIGGQYEGSLTDQVPLVGRHRPGEAIEMVDVPDDYASMGHYIGAMETSTDGRRIAASSPRGGHVMVFDASTRDLVYTLAAPDVCGLAPSEHDFLASDGAGDIWDGLEKWTSAPGRWDNHIAALRPATRT; translated from the coding sequence ATGATGAACCGCCGCGAACTCCTCGCCATGATCGGCGCGGCCGGCCTGACGCCCGTCGCCACCCTCGCGCGCGCCGGCACGGACCCCGCCTACATCGCCGCCCGGCAGAACCCGGACGGGACGTTCAGCGCGGTCGTCCTCGACGGCGACGGCCACGACCTCTTCACCGACGAGCTCGACGCGCGCGGCCACGACACGGCGGTCTCGCCGGACGGGCGCATCGCGGTGATGTTCGCCCGCCGCCCGGGCCGCTTCGCCGTGGTGATCGACGTGCGCGCCGGCCGGCGCGTCGCCGCCTTCGCCTCTCCCGACGACCGCCACTTCTACGGCCACGGCTTCTTCGGCCCCGACGGACGCCTCCTCTACGCGACCGAGAACGACTTCGAGGAGGAGCGGGGCGTCCTCGGCGTCTACGAAACGACCAGCTGGCGGCGGATCGGCGAGATCGACACCGGCGCCATCGGCCCGCACGAGGCGGTCCTGCTGTCCGACGGGCGCACCATCGCCGTCGCCAACGGCGGCGTCGCCACCCACCCGGACTATCCGCGCCAGAAGCTCAACCTCCCCTTCATGAAGCCATCGGTGAGCTACGTCGACCGGGAGACCGGAGACCTTCTCGCCAGCACCGAGCTGCCCGAGTTCCAGAAGCTGTCGATCCGCCACGTGACGGAGGCCGGCGACGGCTCGGTCTGGATCGGCGGGCAGTACGAGGGCTCCCTCACCGATCAGGTGCCGCTCGTCGGCCGCCACCGCCCGGGCGAGGCGATCGAGATGGTGGACGTGCCGGACGACTACGCCTCGATGGGTCACTACATCGGCGCGATGGAGACCAGCACCGACGGCAGGCGCATCGCCGCCTCCAGCCCGCGCGGCGGTCACGTCATGGTGTTCGACGCGTCGACGCGCGACCTCGTCTACACCCTCGCCGCGCCGGACGTGTGCGGCCTCGCGCCGTCGGAGCACGACTTTCTCGCCTCGGACGGGGCCGGAGACATCTGGGACGGCCTCGAGAAATGGACGTCCGCGCCGGGCCGGTGGGACAACCACATCGCCGCCCTGCGGCCCGCAACGCGGACCTAG
- a CDS encoding imelysin family protein, producing the protein MKRLILTLIAAAAVQPAAAQIAFRPVVEQALDDVILPSYASLAEAASAETGAMTTLCTEPSAETLDAARAGFADLVTAFGRVELYRIGPAREDNRFERLFFWPDRRSRGLHQVQGIVADEDETATDPATLYDKSVAVQGLLALDFVLAGDGSESITEPGSFRCRYGASIAQVIQRNAEEMLDDWQGPDGYATLMRAADGNIYRTHGEVAQDLIKAAAEELQIVGDFKLGNVLGDSAKDARPRLAPFWRSGLALSSIVANIDGVTALGGVLAGALPEAEAEMGGALGFELGRARAVIAPLADDPRPFEDLVADPDAYRRLEYARSPIGGAFRVLDQRMPGALGLTLGFNSLDGD; encoded by the coding sequence ATGAAACGCCTGATCCTGACCCTCATCGCCGCCGCAGCCGTGCAACCGGCCGCTGCGCAGATCGCGTTCCGCCCTGTCGTCGAGCAGGCGCTCGACGATGTGATCCTCCCGTCGTACGCAAGCCTCGCCGAGGCCGCGTCCGCCGAGACGGGCGCCATGACGACGCTCTGCACCGAGCCGTCCGCTGAGACGCTCGACGCGGCGCGCGCCGGGTTCGCGGACCTCGTCACCGCCTTCGGCCGCGTCGAGCTCTACCGCATCGGCCCGGCCCGCGAGGACAACCGCTTCGAGCGGCTGTTCTTCTGGCCCGACCGCCGCAGCCGGGGCCTGCACCAGGTGCAGGGCATCGTCGCCGACGAGGACGAGACCGCGACGGATCCGGCGACGCTGTACGACAAGAGCGTCGCCGTGCAGGGCCTGCTCGCGCTCGACTTCGTGCTCGCCGGCGACGGCAGCGAGAGCATCACCGAGCCGGGCAGCTTCCGCTGCCGCTACGGCGCCTCCATCGCCCAGGTGATCCAGCGCAACGCCGAGGAGATGCTGGACGACTGGCAGGGGCCGGACGGCTACGCCACGCTGATGCGGGCGGCCGACGGCAACATCTACCGGACGCACGGCGAGGTGGCGCAGGACCTCATCAAGGCGGCCGCCGAGGAGCTCCAGATCGTCGGCGACTTCAAGCTCGGCAACGTCCTCGGCGATTCGGCGAAGGATGCCCGGCCGCGCCTCGCCCCGTTCTGGCGCTCCGGTCTCGCCCTCTCCTCGATCGTCGCCAACATCGACGGCGTCACCGCGCTCGGCGGCGTCCTCGCCGGCGCGCTGCCGGAGGCGGAGGCGGAGATGGGCGGTGCCCTCGGCTTCGAACTCGGGCGGGCGCGCGCGGTGATCGCCCCGCTCGCCGACGACCCCCGCCCCTTCGAAGACCTCGTCGCCGATCCGGACGCCTACCGGCGCCTCGAATACGCCCGCAGCCCGATCGGCGGCGCCTTCCGCGTGCTCGACCAACGCATGCCCGGTGCGCTCGGCCTCACGCTCGGTTTCAACTCCCTCGACGGAGACTGA
- a CDS encoding di-heme oxidoredictase family protein codes for MTSVISRLALPLAFAAGLGLCGGAAVFAGSARTDLTPKDQERVAKVTAPATTFDKAEPFERMSGGATTTTRTIDTNIFSHSSANLSFEGEEQFKLGNGIFKKVWVSAPSSTQASDGLGPLYNQRSCQRCHLKDGRGRPPLHTGDLPGGLLLRLSVPPSTDEERADLASKKTLRIPEPTYGGQLQTFAVPGLRSEGQITVDHESHDVTLAGGETVTLTRPIYGVSDLGYGEMAPDALISPRLANPMIGLGLLEAIHPADILAHADPDDADGDGISGRPSMVRDPETGEMVLGRFGWKASTPSIRVQSAEAFSGDIGISTPVVTDAFGECSIAQQHCLDMPSGVQPDLGEVEAPDPVLPLVTFYAQNLAVPARRDVDDPEVLKGKAMFHAAGCPACHVPKFVTSRDAEHPEQRFQLIWPYTDMLLHDMGEGLADGRPVGDASGTEWRTAPLWGIGLTEVANGNTFYLHDGRAWTLLEAVLWHGGEAQASRDAVVAMSPDERAALLRFLESL; via the coding sequence ATGACATCAGTGATTTCCCGCCTCGCCCTCCCCCTGGCATTCGCCGCCGGCCTCGGCCTCTGCGGCGGGGCGGCCGTCTTCGCCGGGTCCGCCCGCACGGACCTCACCCCGAAGGACCAGGAGCGCGTCGCCAAGGTCACGGCGCCGGCGACCACCTTCGACAAGGCCGAGCCGTTCGAGCGCATGTCGGGCGGGGCGACCACCACCACCCGCACCATCGACACCAACATCTTCTCCCACTCCTCGGCGAACCTCTCGTTCGAGGGGGAGGAGCAGTTCAAGCTCGGCAACGGCATCTTCAAGAAGGTGTGGGTGTCGGCGCCGTCGTCGACGCAGGCATCGGACGGGCTCGGTCCGCTCTACAACCAGCGCTCCTGCCAGCGGTGCCACCTGAAGGACGGGCGCGGGCGCCCGCCGCTCCATACCGGCGACCTTCCCGGCGGCCTGCTCCTGCGCCTCTCCGTGCCGCCCTCGACCGACGAGGAGCGCGCCGACCTCGCCTCCAAGAAGACGCTGCGCATCCCCGAGCCGACCTACGGCGGCCAGCTTCAGACCTTCGCCGTCCCCGGCCTCAGGAGCGAGGGGCAGATCACGGTGGACCACGAGAGCCACGACGTGACCCTGGCCGGCGGCGAGACCGTCACCCTGACCCGGCCGATCTACGGCGTTTCCGACCTCGGCTACGGGGAGATGGCGCCGGACGCGCTCATCTCCCCGCGCCTCGCCAACCCGATGATCGGGCTCGGCCTCCTGGAGGCGATCCATCCCGCCGACATCCTCGCCCACGCCGACCCGGACGACGCGGACGGCGACGGCATCTCCGGCCGCCCCAGCATGGTGCGCGATCCGGAGACGGGCGAGATGGTCCTCGGCCGGTTCGGCTGGAAGGCCTCGACCCCCTCGATCCGCGTCCAGAGCGCGGAGGCCTTCAGCGGCGACATCGGCATCTCCACCCCCGTCGTCACCGACGCGTTCGGCGAGTGCTCGATCGCCCAGCAGCACTGCCTCGACATGCCGAGCGGCGTGCAGCCGGACCTCGGCGAGGTGGAGGCGCCGGACCCGGTGCTCCCGCTCGTCACCTTCTACGCCCAGAACCTCGCCGTTCCCGCCCGTCGCGACGTCGACGATCCCGAGGTGCTGAAGGGCAAGGCGATGTTCCACGCCGCGGGCTGCCCGGCCTGCCACGTGCCGAAGTTCGTCACCAGCCGCGACGCGGAGCATCCCGAGCAGCGCTTCCAGCTGATCTGGCCGTACACCGACATGCTCCTCCACGACATGGGCGAGGGGCTCGCCGACGGCCGCCCGGTGGGAGACGCCTCGGGCACGGAGTGGCGCACCGCCCCGCTCTGGGGCATCGGCCTCACCGAGGTCGCCAACGGCAACACCTTCTACCTCCACGACGGCCGCGCGTGGACTCTCCTCGAGGCTGTCCTGTGGCATGGTGGCGAGGCCCAGGCGTCGCGCGATGCCGTGGTCGCCATGTCCCCCGACGAGCGCGCCGCCCTCCTCCGGTTCCTCGAGTCGCTATGA
- a CDS encoding imelysin family protein, with the protein MTRWLAVAGALLASTSFTTGAFAQDSTPSADAVIATYADIAHAGYEDSLKTAKALDAAIDALIANPSESTLLAARAAWIAARVPYQQTEVYRFGNAIVDDWEGRVNAWPLDEGLIDYVDGSYGTASDENRLYTTNVIANPDITINGEAIDATVIDAALLQDTLQEAEGVEANVATGYHAIEFLLWGQDLNGTDAGAGTRPASDFDTANCTGGHCDRRAEYLKAASGLLVSDLEEMVGNWAEGGEARAGLSGEEGISIILTGMGSLSYGELAGERMKLGLLLHDPEEEHDCFSDNTVNSHYYDQIGIRNVFSGHYRRIDGSVVEGPSIAELLAAKDPALAEELTGKLDATVTAMAIMKSRGETIEAYDQMIGEGNDVGNAVVQAAIDGLIDQTRSIERVVAALGLGEIEIEGSDSLDSPNAVFQ; encoded by the coding sequence ATGACGAGATGGCTCGCCGTCGCAGGCGCATTGCTCGCCTCGACCAGCTTCACGACGGGCGCGTTTGCCCAGGACAGCACCCCCTCCGCGGACGCCGTCATCGCGACCTACGCCGACATCGCGCACGCCGGCTACGAGGATTCGCTGAAGACCGCGAAGGCCCTCGACGCGGCCATCGACGCGCTGATCGCCAACCCGAGCGAATCCACGCTGCTCGCGGCCCGCGCCGCCTGGATCGCCGCGCGCGTGCCCTACCAGCAGACCGAGGTCTACCGCTTCGGCAACGCCATCGTCGACGACTGGGAAGGCCGCGTGAACGCCTGGCCGCTCGACGAGGGCCTCATCGACTACGTCGACGGAAGCTACGGCACCGCGTCCGACGAGAACCGCCTCTACACCACCAACGTGATCGCCAACCCCGACATCACCATCAACGGCGAGGCGATCGACGCCACCGTCATCGACGCCGCGCTGCTGCAGGACACGCTGCAGGAGGCCGAAGGCGTCGAGGCGAACGTCGCCACCGGCTACCACGCGATCGAGTTCCTGCTCTGGGGTCAGGACCTCAACGGCACGGACGCCGGCGCCGGCACCCGGCCCGCGAGCGACTTCGACACCGCGAACTGCACCGGCGGCCACTGCGACCGCCGCGCCGAGTACCTGAAGGCGGCGTCCGGGCTGCTCGTCTCCGATCTCGAGGAGATGGTCGGCAACTGGGCCGAGGGCGGCGAGGCGCGCGCCGGTCTCTCCGGCGAGGAAGGCATCTCCATCATCCTCACCGGGATGGGCTCGCTCTCCTATGGCGAGCTCGCCGGCGAGCGCATGAAGCTCGGCCTGCTGCTGCACGATCCGGAGGAGGAGCACGACTGCTTCTCCGACAACACCGTCAACTCGCACTACTACGACCAGATCGGCATCCGGAACGTCTTCTCCGGCCACTACCGCCGGATCGACGGCAGCGTCGTCGAGGGTCCCTCCATCGCCGAGCTGCTGGCCGCGAAGGACCCCGCGCTCGCCGAGGAGCTCACCGGCAAGCTGGACGCGACCGTCACCGCGATGGCGATCATGAAGTCGCGCGGCGAGACGATCGAGGCGTACGACCAGATGATCGGCGAGGGCAACGACGTCGGCAACGCCGTCGTGCAGGCCGCCATCGACGGCCTCATCGACCAGACCCGCTCCATCGAGCGCGTGGTCGCGGCGCTGGGCCTCGGCGAGATCGAGATCGAAGGCTCCGACAGCCTCGACTCGCCGAACGCGGTGTTCCAGTAA
- a CDS encoding peroxiredoxin-like family protein, producing the protein MSDLKALMPRDIVPAITADLVGGGTWSSAAPGGDPFTLVVFYRGLHCPICKTYLGTLEKLLPEFAKRGVKVVALSSDSAERAATAKEDWRLPEMTIGTVSLEAARSWGLYVSTSRGVTSIGIEEPALFSEPGIFILRPDSSLYFVSTQSMPFARPRFEEMLQAIDFVVAKDYPARGQVASLAEAAVA; encoded by the coding sequence ATGTCCGATCTCAAAGCGCTGATGCCGCGCGATATCGTCCCGGCGATCACCGCCGACCTCGTCGGTGGCGGGACCTGGTCCTCCGCGGCGCCCGGCGGCGATCCGTTCACGCTGGTCGTGTTCTACCGCGGCCTGCACTGCCCGATCTGCAAGACCTACCTCGGCACGCTCGAGAAGCTGCTGCCGGAATTCGCGAAGCGCGGGGTGAAGGTCGTGGCATTGTCGTCCGACAGCGCGGAGCGCGCCGCCACGGCCAAGGAGGACTGGCGCCTTCCGGAGATGACGATCGGCACCGTCTCGCTCGAGGCGGCGCGGAGCTGGGGGCTCTATGTCTCAACCAGCCGCGGAGTCACCTCGATCGGGATCGAGGAGCCGGCGCTGTTCTCAGAGCCCGGGATCTTCATCCTGCGGCCGGACAGCTCGCTCTATTTCGTGTCGACCCAGTCGATGCCCTTCGCCCGCCCGCGCTTCGAGGAGATGCTCCAGGCGATCGACTTCGTGGTCGCGAAGGACTACCCGGCGCGCGGCCAGGTCGCCTCGCTGGCGGAGGCGGCGGTCGCCTGA